One Vigna unguiculata cultivar IT97K-499-35 chromosome 11, ASM411807v1, whole genome shotgun sequence DNA window includes the following coding sequences:
- the LOC114168441 gene encoding uncharacterized protein LOC114168441: MLLSNSFCHTFFLIFSLSGDNRQAEEESEKQVIAKKQKIEEVVQKQKKETKLQKKKESNSDDSSSNEKPGAKNGFVAAASSSSDSFGESSDENDVSNTFHHISTGESQLKLFGIFCLLKYLPFLFSGYCFMVPKTKVWSLLQGKI; encoded by the exons ATGTTATTGTCTAATTCGTTTTGTCatacattttttcttattttttctctttcaggAGACAACAGACAAGCTGAGGAAGAAAGTGAGAAGCAAGTGATTGCAAAGAAACAGAAGATAGAGGAGGTtgttcagaaacaaaagaaggaaacaaagctgcaaaagaagaaggaaagCAATTCTGACGATTCTTCTTCTAATGAG AAACCAGGTGCCAAGAATGGATTTGTAGCTGCAGCTTCAAGCTCTTCTGATTCATTTGGGGAGTCCTCTGACGAGAATGATGTGAGTAACACATTTCATCATATCTCAACTGGTGAAAGCCAACTCAaattatttggtattttttgtttgttgaaatATTTACCATTCCTCTTTTCTGGATATTGTTTTATGGTTCCAAAAACCAAGGTGTGGTCCCTGCTGCAAGGAAAAATATAA